CTGGCCAAATCGCTGAAAGATGAGTCTCCTGAGGCTCAGATGGAAGCCATGAGCCTGATGGCGAAATAAAGCCCTTTAGATCACCCGCGAGAATCGCTGCCTGTTCTGGTGCTCCAGGTAGGCATCGAACACCATGCACACCGAGCGCACGAGCAAGCGCCCGGCGGGCAATACGCGAATGCCGTGTGCATCCAGTTCTATCAGGCCGTCGGCGGCCATTGTCTCCAGCTGTGGCCATAGTTCGTCGAAATAGCCGCGAAAATCGATGTTATAGGCCTGTTCGATCCGCTCGAATGCCAGGCTGAAATTGCAGATCAGTTGCTGAATCACTTCCCGCCGTAAACGATCGTCCGTGGTGCATACCAAGCCGCGGCTGGTGGCCAGTTGCGCGCCGGCCAAGGCGTTCTGATAGTGATTGAGGTCGCTGCTGTTCTGGCAATACAGGTCGCCGATCTGGCTGATCGCCGACACGCCCAGCCCAATCAAATCGCAATGCCCGTGGGTGGTATAGCCCTGGAAGTTACGTTGCAGCGTGCCTTCTTCCTGGGCCACGGCCAGTTCGTCATCCGGCAGGGCAAAGTGGTCCATGCCGATGTAGCGGTAGCCCGCGCGGGTCAGTTGTTCGATGGTGGTTTGCAGCATCAGCAGTTTTTCTGCCGGTGAGGGCAACTCGTCGGTGTTGATGCGCCGCTGCGGCATAAAGCGCTCGGGCAGGTGCGCGTAGTTGAATACCGACAGGCGATCCGGTTGCAGGTTGATCACTTCTTCGACGGTGCGCGCAAAATTCAGCGGCGTTTGCTTGGGCAGGCCGTAGATCAGGTCGATATTGATCGAGCGAAATTGCAGGGTACGCGCGGCGTCGATCACCGCACGGGTTTCTTCCAGGCTTTGCAGGCGGTTGACCGCACGCTGCACCTCGGGGTCCAGGTCCTGCAGGCCGATGCTCACGCGGTTAAAGCCCAGTTCACGCAGCAGCCCCATGGTCGCCCAGTCGGCTTCGCGCGGGTCGATTTCGATGCCGTAGTCGCCGGAATCATCGTCGAGCAAGTTGAAGTGCTGGCGCAGGCGCGTCATGACCTGGCGCAGTTCGTCGTGGCTGAGGAAGGTCGGCGTGCCGCCGCCGAAGTGCAGTTGCTCCACGGGCTGTTTCGGGTCCAGGTGGCAGGCCACCAACTGGATTTCCTGCTCCAGGCGTTGCAGGTAGGCCTGGGCACGGCCACGGTCCTTGGTGATGACCTTGTTGCAGGCGCAGTAGTAGCAAATGTTCGCGCAAAACGGCACATGCACATACAGCGACAAGGGCCGTACGGCCTTGCGGCTGTCGCGCAGGGCGTGGAGCAGGTCGAAGGTGCCGACCTGGCTGTCGAATTGTACGGCCGTGGGGTAGGACGTGTAGCGCGGCCCCGCCAAGTCGTAGCGGTGAATCAGATCTGTGTCCCAACGAATGGCGTCGAGCATGCGGGCGGTCCCCCGGATTGGCTAGTGGGCCGAGTCTAGGGGCGCGCCGCCGGTGCCATCTTGATTTGCATCAACGGGGAGCGGCGCTATGCCACATGGCGATTTAATGGCCCATTAGCCAGTGTTGATGCGGGCCTGGCAACGTCCAGACGCCGAAGAGCATCACCAGCACGCCACCGGCCACACGCACGCTGCGTTTGCGCAGCACCGCGGTGACACGTTCCGCCGCCAAGCCTGTAGCCAGCAGTACAGGCCAGGTTCCAAGCCCGAAGGCCAGCATCAGCACTGCACTGTCCAGCGCATTACCCTGGCTCGCCGCCCACAGCAGCGTGCTGTAGACCAACCCGCACGGCAACCAGCCCCACAGCGCGCCCAGCAGTAATGCGCGTGGCAGGCTGGACACCGGCAGCAAACGGTTGGCGACCGGCTGTAGGTAGCGCCACAGGCCGCGCCCGAGGCTTTCGATACGGGTGAGGCCGCTCCACCAACCGGCCAGGTACAAGCCCATGCTGATCAGCAACAACCCGGCGAGCACGCGCATAAACATCGCTGCCGGGCTGTTGGCCACCGCCCAGCCGGCCAGGCCGATCAATAACCCGGCAGCGGCGTAGCTGAGGATGCGCCCCAGGTTGTAGGCGAGCAGCAGGCGAAAACGGCGGCTGCGTTGTTCTTTGGGGATTGCCAGGGTCAGCGCGCCCATCAGCCCGCCGCACATGCCCAGGCAATGGCCGCCACCCAAGAGCCCGAGGATCAAGGCCGAGACCAGCAGTGGCGCCAGCTCAAGCATGGGGCGGGTCTTTGGGCGGTTGCTCGGCCCGGTTGGCTTCGTCGACGCCCGCCAAGTGGTTCGGGTCCTGATCGTCGAACAGCACGCTGTGGGCCGGGCCGTCGAGGTCGTCGTACTGGCCGCTGTCCACCGCCCAGAAGAAAATGTAAATGGCCACGCCCACTAACAGCAGCGCCGCCGGAATCATCACGTAGAGAGCTGGCATCTGTACTCCAGGCCCGCGCGGCTCAAGCCGGCAGCGGGCGGGTGACTAAGGTGGCACTGTTAACCTGCGGGCTCGGCAGGCGGGTCAGGCGCAAGGCGTTGAGCACCACGGTCAATGAGCTGAGCGACATGCCGATCGCGGCCCAGATCGGGGTGATCCAACCGAGGGCGGCAAACGGCAGCATAAGGCCATTGTACAGCCCGGCCCACAGCAGGTTTTCAAGGATAACTCGGCGGGTGCGTCGAGCCAGGGTAAATGCCTGCACCAATGCATCCAGGCGGTTGGACAACAGCACGGCATCGGCGCTGGTTTTTGCCAGGTCGGTGGCCGAACCCATCGCCACGCTGATATCGGCGGCGGCGAGCACCGGCACATCGTTGACGCCGTCGCCGAGCATCAGCACCTTGCGGCCTTGCTGGTGCAATTGTTGCAGCACCTGCAGTTTGTCGTCGGGGCGCAAGCCGCCTTTGGCCTCGTCGATGCCAAGCTCCAGCGCGACACTGGCGACCATCGGCGAGCTGTCGCCCGACAGCAGCAGCGTGCGCCAGCCTCGCGCTTTGCACGCAGCCAGCAGGGCGGGCGCATCGCTGCGCAGACGGTCGTCCAGCACGAACCAGGCGAGGGCGCCGTTACCGTCGCCCAGCAGCAGCCATTGGCCCGCTTCGTGCGGCGAAGCGGGGATTGCGCAGCCGCTCAATTGGCACACAAAGTCAGGTTGGCCGATGCGCAATTGACGCTCGCCCACGCGACCCTCCAGGCCCAGACCTGGGAAGCTCAGGACTTCCTCGGCGGCCAGCGGCGCACGCCCGAAGGCGCGGGCAATCGGGTGCTCGGAGCGGTTTTCCAGCGCGGCGGCGAGGCCCAGGCAATCGTCGCTGTTCAGCGAGCCTAAAGGGCGGATGGCACGCAGGGCCAGACGGCCTTCAGTGAGGGTGCCGGTCTTGTCGAAAATCACCGTGTCGATCTGGTTCAGGCCTTCCAGCACATGGCCGCGGGTCAGCAGCAAGCCGAGTTTGTGCAGCGTGCCGGTGGCAGCGGTGAGGGCGGTCGGTGTGGCCAGGGACAGCGCGCAGGGGCAGGTTGCCACCAACATCGCCAGCACAATCCAGAACGCCCGTGACGCGTCCAGCT
The window above is part of the Pseudomonas sp. KBS0710 genome. Proteins encoded here:
- the hemN gene encoding oxygen-independent coproporphyrinogen III oxidase, producing the protein MLDAIRWDTDLIHRYDLAGPRYTSYPTAVQFDSQVGTFDLLHALRDSRKAVRPLSLYVHVPFCANICYYCACNKVITKDRGRAQAYLQRLEQEIQLVACHLDPKQPVEQLHFGGGTPTFLSHDELRQVMTRLRQHFNLLDDDSGDYGIEIDPREADWATMGLLRELGFNRVSIGLQDLDPEVQRAVNRLQSLEETRAVIDAARTLQFRSINIDLIYGLPKQTPLNFARTVEEVINLQPDRLSVFNYAHLPERFMPQRRINTDELPSPAEKLLMLQTTIEQLTRAGYRYIGMDHFALPDDELAVAQEEGTLQRNFQGYTTHGHCDLIGLGVSAISQIGDLYCQNSSDLNHYQNALAGAQLATSRGLVCTTDDRLRREVIQQLICNFSLAFERIEQAYNIDFRGYFDELWPQLETMAADGLIELDAHGIRVLPAGRLLVRSVCMVFDAYLEHQNRQRFSRVI
- a CDS encoding sulfite exporter TauE/SafE family protein — encoded protein: MLELAPLLVSALILGLLGGGHCLGMCGGLMGALTLAIPKEQRSRRFRLLLAYNLGRILSYAAAGLLIGLAGWAVANSPAAMFMRVLAGLLLISMGLYLAGWWSGLTRIESLGRGLWRYLQPVANRLLPVSSLPRALLLGALWGWLPCGLVYSTLLWAASQGNALDSAVLMLAFGLGTWPVLLATGLAAERVTAVLRKRSVRVAGGVLVMLFGVWTLPGPHQHWLMGH
- the ccoS gene encoding cbb3-type cytochrome oxidase assembly protein CcoS, giving the protein MPALYVMIPAALLLVGVAIYIFFWAVDSGQYDDLDGPAHSVLFDDQDPNHLAGVDEANRAEQPPKDPPHA